One window of Saprospiraceae bacterium genomic DNA carries:
- a CDS encoding SH3-like domain-containing protein — protein sequence MKKLQKYSRPSILLITGVLIGSCNSKPTVVEAVKTESTPTSAASSDNMESHKVKVDEVLQTKKYSYLRVTEGTSNYWIAISKADVSVGETCVYTGGLKMHGFKSTELDRIFEELLLVSNISRAGDSGSKSLFESMALDEPIENPSASQKIVPVKGAIKIGELLTNPKKYEGKEILVTGRCTKINHQIMGRNWIHIEDGSGKNKELTITTQDVLKPGEVGVFEGTVSLDKDFGAGYRYELILENAKLK from the coding sequence ATGAAAAAATTACAAAAATATTCAAGGCCATCCATCCTTTTAATTACAGGAGTCTTAATTGGATCCTGCAATTCAAAACCAACTGTGGTTGAGGCCGTTAAAACAGAATCGACTCCAACTTCAGCTGCAAGTTCGGATAATATGGAAAGTCATAAAGTCAAGGTGGACGAGGTATTGCAAACAAAAAAGTATAGCTATTTGAGAGTGACTGAAGGAACTTCAAATTATTGGATTGCGATTTCAAAAGCAGATGTTTCTGTTGGTGAAACCTGCGTGTATACGGGTGGTTTAAAAATGCACGGTTTTAAAAGTACTGAGTTGGATCGGATTTTTGAAGAATTGCTTCTTGTTTCTAATATCAGTCGTGCCGGAGATTCCGGTAGTAAATCCTTATTTGAATCCATGGCACTAGATGAACCAATAGAAAACCCTTCAGCTTCTCAAAAAATTGTACCGGTAAAAGGAGCTATTAAAATTGGGGAACTTTTAACCAATCCAAAAAAATATGAAGGGAAAGAAATTTTAGTGACCGGGCGTTGTACAAAGATCAATCACCAAATTATGGGGAGGAACTGGATTCACATTGAAGATGGTTCTGGTAAAAATAAAGAACTTACTATAACAACCCAAGATGTACTTAAACCTGGGGAAGTAGGTGTATTTGAAGGTACAGTATCCTTAGACAAAGATTTTGGTGCAGGGTACCGTTATGAATTAATTCTTGAAAATGCTAAATTAAAATAA
- the ccsA gene encoding cytochrome c biogenesis protein CcsA, translating into MDRIVKVFSSLFNTRSAGIYTLLFAASIAIATFIENDFGTSAAQKIIFKAHWFELLLTLFGISILVNIYKFRMIALKKYSLLCFHLSILVILIGAMVTRYFSFEGMMHIREGESASSFITSDTYLQIRAKIADKEYQFDDKVLFASLGNNNYERSLIIGPHQVDIAVIDFIPNPKESLVVDEQGEACLKIVVGGEMGREEYILKQQNKLSLTNLTINFGLPEDDSDVHIIYSNDSLLIKSKHELSGLTMATQQSDSIAAGTIHALKLRTLYSSRSFNFVIADFKPNARVSLESSERKMSSTSLAALQLKVRVDGDEQIFPITGGPGELGNPRNRVIGKLPLSFSYGAKMMELPFSIKLNDFIMDRYPGTNSASSYASEVTLLDNRSNRNENIRIYMNHILDHDGYRFFQSSFDKDELGTYLSVNHDFWGTWISYIGYILLTLGLLATLFSKNTRFHWLKETIQNLRIANRNFLIIGSMILLQVAGHAQSTAALPKIDAAHARYFGELIVQDQNGRMKPMNTLAREVIRKLSRKDELFGMDANQAFISMACYPEIWQRMQIIKLGKHEKITQLFNSQGLISYEDLFNNDGAYKIKSEVRNAYNLKPVDRGIFEKEIIKLDERVNIVNMVFTGSFLRLFPVKNDKNNHWAAPAAGHNHMEEAEEDHFPQKFFDTYTASVKEAALTNDWSNLNSLLSELKAYQKKVGAAVYPSEAQIQAEIVLNKIDIFNRLGTYYGLLGLFFLTLLFISIFNSQIKLKRIFNGGLIVLFICFFLQTTGLLLRWYVSGRAPWSNGYESMIYIGWTTMLAGLLFARKTVGGLAACCILASVVLMVAHLSWLDPEITPLVPVLKSYWLTIHVSLEAGSYGFLVLGAIIGALNLILMIFATKRNQQRIERIILELSYTSEMTIIGGLIMLSVGTYLGGVWANESWGRYWGWDAKETWALVSILVYSFILHMRLIPGLQSKYAFNTATLFGFASVLMTYLGVNYYLSGLHSYAAGDPVPIPTFVYYTVSILILISLIAYFRNKNLLKL; encoded by the coding sequence ATGGATCGGATTGTTAAAGTTTTTTCGTCGTTATTTAATACGCGTTCAGCTGGAATTTATACGCTTTTATTCGCAGCTTCTATTGCAATTGCAACATTTATTGAAAATGATTTTGGCACCAGCGCAGCCCAAAAAATTATTTTTAAAGCACATTGGTTTGAATTATTACTTACACTTTTTGGTATCAGCATTCTGGTAAATATTTACAAATTCAGAATGATTGCTTTAAAAAAATACAGTTTATTGTGTTTCCACCTATCCATCCTTGTAATTTTAATTGGAGCAATGGTAACCCGATATTTCAGTTTTGAAGGGATGATGCATATCCGGGAAGGTGAGTCGGCTTCCAGTTTTATTACTTCAGATACTTATTTGCAAATTCGCGCAAAAATAGCTGATAAAGAATATCAGTTTGACGACAAGGTACTTTTTGCAAGTCTTGGAAATAATAATTATGAGCGCTCTTTAATTATAGGTCCGCATCAGGTAGATATCGCAGTAATCGATTTTATTCCAAATCCAAAAGAATCATTGGTCGTTGATGAACAGGGGGAAGCCTGTTTAAAAATTGTGGTCGGAGGTGAAATGGGACGGGAAGAATATATTCTGAAACAGCAAAACAAGTTATCCTTAACAAATCTTACTATTAATTTTGGTTTACCCGAAGACGACAGTGATGTCCATATTATTTATTCAAACGATTCCTTGCTTATTAAATCTAAACATGAGTTAAGCGGTTTAACCATGGCAACGCAACAAAGCGATTCCATTGCAGCTGGAACAATTCATGCATTAAAGTTGCGAACTTTATATTCCAGTCGTTCTTTTAATTTTGTAATTGCTGATTTTAAACCAAATGCACGAGTAAGTCTGGAATCCAGCGAGCGCAAAATGAGCAGTACCAGTTTAGCGGCATTGCAATTAAAAGTTAGGGTGGATGGAGATGAACAAATTTTTCCGATTACAGGAGGACCTGGAGAACTTGGAAATCCTCGAAACAGGGTAATTGGAAAGTTACCACTGAGTTTTAGTTATGGGGCTAAAATGATGGAATTACCATTTTCTATCAAGCTGAATGATTTTATAATGGATCGGTATCCTGGTACGAATAGTGCAAGTTCGTATGCAAGTGAAGTTACTTTATTAGATAATCGATCCAATCGCAATGAAAATATTCGAATATACATGAATCACATTCTTGATCATGATGGATATCGGTTTTTTCAGTCATCCTTTGATAAAGATGAATTGGGAACATACCTAAGCGTAAATCATGATTTCTGGGGAACCTGGATTAGTTATATAGGTTATATATTATTGACCCTGGGTTTATTAGCGACTTTGTTTTCTAAAAATACCCGGTTTCATTGGTTGAAAGAAACTATACAAAACCTAAGAATCGCCAACCGTAATTTTTTAATCATAGGTTCGATGATCTTGTTGCAGGTTGCAGGTCATGCACAATCAACAGCTGCACTTCCAAAAATTGATGCGGCGCATGCCCGTTATTTTGGAGAGCTCATCGTTCAGGATCAGAATGGAAGAATGAAACCTATGAATACCCTGGCCAGAGAAGTAATTCGAAAATTATCCCGCAAAGATGAGCTGTTTGGAATGGATGCAAACCAGGCATTCATTAGCATGGCGTGTTATCCGGAAATATGGCAACGAATGCAAATTATTAAATTGGGCAAACATGAGAAAATAACCCAACTTTTTAATTCGCAGGGATTAATTTCATATGAGGATTTATTTAATAATGATGGTGCGTATAAAATCAAGAGTGAAGTCAGAAATGCATATAATCTTAAACCGGTCGATCGTGGAATTTTTGAAAAGGAAATTATAAAACTGGATGAACGGGTAAATATTGTCAACATGGTTTTTACTGGAAGTTTCCTTAGGTTATTTCCCGTAAAGAATGATAAAAATAACCATTGGGCTGCTCCGGCCGCAGGTCATAATCATATGGAGGAAGCTGAGGAAGATCATTTTCCACAAAAGTTTTTTGATACCTATACGGCATCCGTTAAAGAAGCAGCGTTAACGAATGATTGGAGTAATTTGAATTCCTTATTAAGTGAATTAAAAGCGTATCAAAAGAAAGTTGGTGCAGCGGTATATCCATCCGAAGCGCAAATTCAAGCTGAGATTGTTTTAAATAAAATAGATATTTTTAATCGACTTGGAACTTACTATGGCCTACTCGGACTTTTTTTCTTAACGCTTTTATTTATCTCTATTTTCAATTCACAGATTAAGCTAAAAAGAATATTTAATGGTGGCTTGATTGTTTTGTTCATTTGCTTTTTTTTACAAACTACCGGACTGTTATTGAGATGGTATGTTTCAGGGAGAGCACCCTGGAGCAATGGGTACGAATCCATGATTTATATTGGATGGACTACTATGTTGGCTGGATTATTATTTGCAAGAAAGACAGTCGGTGGATTGGCTGCTTGTTGCATTCTAGCATCCGTGGTCTTAATGGTTGCACATTTAAGTTGGCTGGATCCTGAGATCACACCGCTGGTTCCCGTTTTAAAATCATATTGGTTGACGATCCATGTTTCTCTTGAGGCGGGTAGTTATGGTTTCTTAGTATTAGGAGCTATCATTGGGGCCTTAAATTTAATTCTTATGATTTTTGCAACGAAGCGAAATCAACAGCGGATTGAGCGCATAATATTAGAATTAAGTTATACCAGTGAAATGACAATCATCGGTGGATTAATTATGTTAAGCGTAGGTACTTATTTAGGGGGTGTATGGGCCAATGAATCCTGGGGACGTTATTGGGGATGGGATGCAAAAGAAACCTGGGCCTTAGTGTCAATTCTTGTTTATTCTTTTATACTTCATATGCGATTGATTCCAGGCTTGCAAAGTAAATATGCATTTAATACAGCCACCTTATTTGGATTTGCATCTGTATTGATGACGTATTTAGGTGTAAATTATTATTTATCGGGTTTGCATTCGTACGCAGCGGGAGATCCGGTTCCGATTCCTACATTCGTTTATTATACGGTGAGTATACTTATTTTAATTAGTCTTATCGCATATTTCAGAAATAAGAATCTATTGAAATTATAG
- a CDS encoding glycosyl hydrolase, with product MIRFQCFLLFIGLGVEFLSAQTKINAATFGSLEARALGPGTMSGRITAIEGVNNEPRTLYIGTAGGGVWKSTNAAASFKPIFDKYCQSIGAIAIDQTNPSTIYVGTGESNMRNSVSIGVGMYKSSDAGENWTKIGLDSTEHISKIIIDPKNSNIIYVAAPGALWSDSPHRGLYKSTDAGKTWTKILYIDQKTGCADLAIHPNQPNILYATTWEFRRKAFTFESGGKGSALYKSEDGGANWRKITKGLPEGDFGRVAIALAPSAPENLLAIVESNNTGLYISSDHGESWKSQSATLNVVSRPFYFSTLVIDPKDSKRVYRPAFQFSYSDDGGYSFNDASYDGGWVHSDHHALWINPQNTSNMYLGTDGGVYISNDRGATWIFCHNLPVGQFYHVAIDNENPFRIYGGLQDNGSWVGPSANPGGIGNGDWKTVYWGDGFWTVPDPLDSNIVYAESQGGNSARIDLRTFKSYNIKPQQTAAQEKLRWNWNSPIVCGAKNKKNLYVASQYIFKSTDQGRNWSVISPDLTTNDKKKQQQENSGGLSADNTSAENHCTVFTLTESPLNENLIWAGTDDGNLQLTTDGGKTWKNLSGNYIATGVPPQTWISSIEASNFDQNTVYVTLDNHTYGDHQTHVIKSTDLGKTFTRIQSKEFTGFAHKIKEDLVNKNVLFLGTELGLFASLDGGMEWFRMKNNIPDYALTRDIQIHPREHSLVVGTHGRGIYVIDDISVIRNMSKTIAEKNVVLFDTKEMELTTGKYGGGSPFSGGWVAGNPDDIKPFQYYLKDRVMNGEVKMEVLDMEGKLIQALNTTKRKGINKVYWNQRMKPAKVAEGGTKLDFGAFGAPKVLPGNYQLKLVVGNQTYLDTFQLIHQDKENYSLSDRKLQYEVCMKYYYLHEQLARTVESISNQQKEIRELKDKMKNKKNLILAQRYLDSLEQLRSNLLATKQKSIFADEEKLRERISDAYASVVSEEQRPSNLVIDRIQTLQAEVTKSESDFKTIQNQFHGKYEKAVKQEKIARSMKP from the coding sequence ATGATTCGTTTTCAGTGTTTTCTGTTATTTATTGGTTTGGGAGTTGAGTTCTTATCAGCGCAAACTAAAATCAATGCCGCTACCTTTGGTTCATTAGAAGCACGGGCTCTGGGACCAGGAACTATGAGTGGACGAATCACGGCCATAGAAGGGGTGAACAACGAACCGCGCACCTTGTATATTGGAACAGCCGGTGGAGGCGTATGGAAATCAACCAATGCAGCTGCTTCATTCAAACCAATTTTCGATAAATATTGTCAATCAATCGGCGCCATCGCCATTGATCAGACAAACCCGTCAACCATTTATGTAGGTACCGGAGAAAGCAATATGCGCAACTCCGTATCTATAGGTGTTGGCATGTACAAATCAAGCGATGCCGGAGAAAATTGGACGAAAATTGGATTGGACAGCACAGAGCATATTTCTAAAATAATCATTGACCCGAAAAACTCAAACATCATCTATGTGGCAGCTCCCGGTGCACTGTGGTCTGACAGCCCACATCGCGGTCTTTACAAATCAACAGATGCAGGAAAAACATGGACTAAAATATTATACATCGATCAAAAAACAGGTTGCGCCGATTTGGCAATTCACCCAAATCAACCCAACATACTTTATGCCACAACCTGGGAATTCCGACGAAAAGCATTTACGTTTGAATCCGGTGGAAAAGGATCTGCTCTTTATAAAAGTGAAGATGGGGGTGCAAACTGGCGCAAAATAACTAAAGGATTGCCTGAAGGTGATTTTGGCAGGGTAGCAATTGCATTGGCACCCAGTGCACCGGAAAATTTATTGGCTATTGTAGAATCCAACAATACGGGCTTATACATTTCGTCGGATCATGGAGAATCCTGGAAATCACAAAGTGCCACTCTCAATGTCGTGTCTCGTCCATTTTATTTTTCAACCTTAGTAATTGATCCAAAAGATTCTAAACGGGTGTATCGTCCGGCATTTCAATTTTCATATTCAGATGATGGCGGTTATTCATTTAATGATGCGAGTTACGATGGCGGATGGGTACACAGTGATCACCACGCCTTGTGGATCAATCCACAAAATACCAGCAACATGTATCTGGGAACCGATGGAGGTGTTTACATCAGCAATGATCGCGGAGCGACTTGGATTTTTTGTCACAATTTACCTGTTGGTCAATTTTATCATGTAGCAATTGATAACGAAAATCCCTTTAGAATTTATGGCGGATTGCAGGACAATGGCTCCTGGGTAGGTCCCAGCGCGAATCCCGGTGGTATTGGCAATGGTGATTGGAAAACGGTCTACTGGGGAGATGGATTTTGGACGGTACCGGATCCTTTAGATTCAAACATTGTATACGCTGAAAGTCAGGGTGGCAATTCAGCGCGGATTGATTTGCGGACATTCAAATCCTATAACATAAAACCACAGCAAACCGCCGCACAAGAAAAATTACGATGGAATTGGAACAGTCCAATAGTATGTGGTGCAAAGAATAAGAAAAACCTCTATGTTGCCTCACAATATATTTTCAAATCAACAGATCAAGGAAGAAACTGGTCTGTTATTTCACCAGACCTAACTACCAATGACAAGAAAAAACAACAACAGGAAAACAGTGGCGGATTAAGCGCAGACAACACCAGCGCAGAAAATCATTGCACTGTTTTCACCCTTACAGAATCCCCACTCAATGAAAACTTAATTTGGGCCGGCACAGACGATGGAAATTTACAACTCACTACAGATGGAGGTAAAACCTGGAAAAATTTATCTGGCAATTATATAGCTACCGGTGTTCCTCCACAAACCTGGATCAGCAGCATCGAAGCATCCAATTTCGATCAAAATACGGTATACGTTACCTTAGACAATCATACCTATGGGGATCATCAAACGCATGTTATCAAATCAACGGATTTGGGTAAAACTTTTACCAGAATTCAAAGTAAAGAGTTTACTGGATTTGCACATAAAATCAAGGAAGATCTCGTCAATAAAAATGTATTGTTTCTGGGAACTGAATTAGGATTATTTGCCAGTTTAGATGGTGGCATGGAATGGTTTCGAATGAAAAATAATATTCCGGATTATGCACTGACACGGGATATTCAAATTCACCCACGCGAACATTCATTGGTTGTGGGAACTCATGGCCGTGGGATTTATGTCATCGATGATATTTCTGTAATCCGAAACATGAGCAAAACCATTGCTGAAAAAAATGTAGTGCTGTTTGATACAAAAGAAATGGAATTGACAACAGGAAAGTATGGAGGTGGATCCCCTTTTAGTGGAGGCTGGGTTGCAGGAAATCCAGACGATATAAAACCCTTTCAATATTATTTGAAAGATCGTGTGATGAATGGTGAAGTCAAAATGGAAGTCCTGGATATGGAAGGAAAACTGATTCAGGCACTCAATACTACTAAAAGAAAAGGCATCAATAAAGTGTACTGGAATCAACGCATGAAACCAGCAAAAGTCGCTGAAGGTGGAACCAAATTGGATTTTGGTGCATTTGGAGCTCCAAAAGTATTGCCTGGGAATTATCAACTTAAACTGGTTGTAGGCAATCAGACCTATCTCGATACCTTTCAATTGATTCACCAGGATAAAGAAAATTATTCACTTTCCGATCGCAAACTTCAGTACGAAGTTTGCATGAAATATTATTATTTGCACGAACAACTCGCACGCACCGTAGAATCAATTTCCAATCAACAAAAAGAAATTCGCGAGCTGAAAGACAAAATGAAAAACAAAAAGAATTTGATCCTGGCGCAACGATATCTTGATTCATTAGAACAATTACGCAGTAACTTATTAGCGACTAAACAAAAATCTATATTTGCTGACGAAGAAAAATTACGTGAACGAATTTCTGATGCATACGCCAGTGTGGTAAGCGAAGAACAACGACCCTCCAATTTAGTAATCGATCGCATTCAAACATTGCAAGCAGAAGTTACAAAATCCGAATCGGATTTTAAAACCATTCAAAATCAATTTCACGGTAAATATGAAAAGGCAGTAAAACAGGAAAAAATTGCACGAAGTATGAAGCCGTAG
- the atpC gene encoding ATP synthase F1 subunit epsilon, producing the protein MKVYILTPEKTLYEGEAKAIIVPGTHGQFEVLDRHAPIVSSLTKGSVQLTDEKGQKHDFPISKGFIEVMQNEVNVLVRQN; encoded by the coding sequence ATGAAAGTCTATATCCTTACACCTGAAAAAACATTGTACGAAGGAGAAGCGAAAGCAATCATTGTACCCGGAACGCATGGCCAATTTGAAGTATTGGATCGACATGCACCCATTGTTTCTTCATTAACCAAAGGAAGTGTACAACTCACCGATGAAAAAGGTCAAAAACACGATTTCCCCATCTCCAAAGGATTTATTGAGGTGATGCAGAATGAGGTGAATGTGTTGGTGAGACAGAATTAA
- a CDS encoding F0F1 ATP synthase subunit beta, with protein MTNIGRVSQIIGPVVDVSFSGEGSQLPEIYNALCIKRPGKDDLILEVQQHLGEDSVRAVAMDSTDGLTRGAEVIDLKETISMPVGEDIKGRLFNVVGQAIDGLGDVSMKHKYSIHKKPPTYEDLSTETEVLFTGIKVIDLIEPYSKGGKIGLFGGAGVGKTVLIQELINNIAKGYGGLSVFAGVGERTREGNDLLREMIEAGIIKYGDDFIHSMESGGWDLSKVNMEGLKDSKATFIFGQMNEPPGARARVALSGLTVAEYFRDGDLNDPAGGKDILFFIDNIFRFTQAGSEVSALLGRMPSAVGYQPTLASEMGLMQERITSTKRGSITSVQAVYVPADDLTDPAPATTFAHLDATTVLSRKIASLGIYPAVDPLDSTSRILDPLVIGEHHYNTAQRVKGILQRYNELLDIIAILGMEELSEDDKLVVHRARRVQRFLSQPFHVAEQFTGIKGVFVPIDETIRGFNMIMDGEVDEYPEASFNLVGTIDDAIAKGKKLLAEASN; from the coding sequence ATGACAAACATAGGTCGCGTATCTCAAATCATTGGTCCTGTTGTGGATGTTAGTTTTTCAGGGGAGGGCTCACAGCTTCCGGAAATTTATAATGCCTTGTGTATCAAGCGCCCAGGTAAGGATGACCTCATCCTTGAAGTGCAACAGCATTTAGGGGAAGACAGTGTACGAGCGGTGGCGATGGACTCAACAGACGGTTTAACCCGTGGGGCAGAAGTTATTGATTTAAAAGAAACCATTTCCATGCCAGTGGGAGAAGACATCAAAGGCCGCCTTTTTAATGTGGTGGGTCAGGCCATTGACGGTTTGGGAGATGTGTCTATGAAACATAAATATTCTATTCATAAAAAACCACCGACCTACGAAGATTTATCTACCGAAACTGAAGTTTTGTTTACCGGTATCAAAGTGATTGACCTGATTGAACCCTATTCAAAAGGGGGAAAAATCGGTTTATTCGGAGGTGCCGGTGTTGGTAAAACCGTATTAATTCAAGAGTTGATCAACAACATTGCCAAGGGTTATGGTGGATTGTCTGTATTTGCAGGAGTGGGAGAGCGTACCCGTGAGGGAAATGACTTATTGCGTGAGATGATCGAAGCCGGAATTATTAAATACGGTGATGATTTTATTCACAGCATGGAAAGCGGTGGATGGGATTTGAGTAAAGTGAACATGGAAGGTTTAAAAGATTCAAAAGCCACGTTTATTTTTGGTCAAATGAATGAACCACCTGGTGCCCGTGCCCGTGTTGCGCTTTCAGGTTTAACGGTTGCAGAATATTTCCGGGATGGCGATTTAAATGATCCTGCAGGAGGAAAAGATATTTTATTCTTTATTGATAATATTTTCCGTTTCACACAAGCCGGATCGGAAGTATCGGCTTTATTAGGTCGTATGCCTTCAGCAGTTGGATATCAGCCAACCCTGGCATCTGAAATGGGTTTGATGCAAGAACGGATCACTTCTACCAAAAGAGGATCGATTACATCTGTACAAGCAGTTTATGTTCCAGCGGATGATTTAACAGATCCAGCTCCGGCAACAACTTTTGCTCACTTGGATGCTACGACCGTATTAAGTCGTAAAATTGCTTCATTGGGTATTTATCCTGCTGTGGATCCATTGGATTCAACCTCACGAATTTTGGATCCGCTGGTTATTGGAGAACATCATTACAATACGGCACAACGCGTAAAAGGAATTTTGCAACGATACAATGAATTGTTAGACATCATTGCCATCTTAGGAATGGAAGAATTGTCGGAAGACGATAAATTGGTGGTACACCGCGCACGTCGTGTACAACGTTTCTTATCACAACCATTCCACGTAGCAGAACAATTTACAGGGATTAAAGGTGTATTTGTTCCAATTGATGAAACCATCAGAGGATTTAATATGATTATGGATGGTGAAGTGGATGAATATCCGGAAGCTTCTTTCAACTTAGTTGGAACCATCGATGATGCAATTGCAAAAGGTAAAAAATTATTAGCAGAAGCATCCAATTAA
- a CDS encoding insulinase family protein produces the protein MDNGLTVLLQPDPSTALVAVCVLYKVGSRDEQESKTGIAHLFEHLMFSNNGPGIDFDSILQNAGGECNAFTTTDTTQYYSIAPSNQLELLLSLESNRISGFHVSQKDFKTQQRVVIEEFSEMYLNNPYGDFNHILMQMAYKTHPYRWPVIGFNQEQLKHLKLEDAEHFYHTYYTPSNAILVIHGNFNVEETKNLIQNYFGKIKSGASVSRYYPAEEKIIAHRSQTLHKELPEEGFYLAFPYCGRMDPDFYAVDFMTDILSEGKSSLLYKKLRKELMICSGIDCYITATTDPGLILVEGKINPGHTIEEAEAVFWNIIAELQFKELDDRTWEKYMNKNESAYLFSQMGAMNQALNLSYAEWLGNPELIYTELENYLQLTKEQIQTATKNYFSKEHSCSLYYRSSK, from the coding sequence TTGGACAATGGACTGACCGTGCTATTGCAACCGGATCCATCAACTGCTTTGGTCGCTGTATGCGTATTGTATAAAGTAGGATCGAGAGACGAACAAGAATCAAAAACAGGCATTGCACATTTATTTGAACATCTGATGTTTTCCAATAATGGTCCGGGCATTGATTTTGATTCCATCCTTCAAAATGCAGGGGGAGAATGCAATGCATTTACAACCACTGACACGACTCAATATTATTCTATAGCTCCTTCCAATCAATTGGAATTGCTGCTTTCTTTAGAATCCAATCGGATCAGTGGCTTTCATGTCAGTCAAAAGGATTTTAAAACACAACAGCGTGTGGTGATTGAAGAATTCAGTGAAATGTATCTCAACAATCCATACGGTGATTTTAACCACATCCTGATGCAGATGGCGTATAAAACACATCCCTATCGCTGGCCGGTTATCGGGTTTAATCAGGAGCAACTCAAGCATTTAAAATTAGAAGATGCGGAGCATTTTTATCATACGTATTATACCCCTTCCAATGCAATCCTTGTAATACATGGAAACTTTAATGTGGAAGAAACCAAAAACTTGATTCAAAACTATTTTGGAAAAATAAAATCCGGAGCTTCTGTCAGTCGCTATTATCCGGCTGAAGAAAAAATAATTGCCCATCGTTCTCAGACACTGCATAAAGAGTTGCCGGAAGAAGGATTTTATTTGGCATTTCCTTATTGCGGGCGAATGGATCCTGATTTTTATGCCGTTGATTTTATGACGGATATATTATCAGAAGGGAAATCTTCGCTGCTGTATAAAAAACTTCGGAAAGAATTGATGATTTGTTCAGGGATCGATTGTTACATTACGGCTACAACAGATCCGGGTCTGATCCTTGTCGAAGGGAAAATTAATCCCGGGCATACCATTGAAGAAGCAGAAGCTGTATTTTGGAATATCATCGCAGAATTACAATTCAAAGAATTAGACGACCGCACCTGGGAAAAGTATATGAATAAAAATGAATCGGCTTATTTGTTTTCACAAATGGGTGCCATGAATCAAGCATTGAATTTATCATATGCTGAGTGGTTGGGAAATCCGGAATTGATCTACACCGAACTAGAGAATTATCTCCAATTAACCAAAGAGCAAATTCAAACTGCAACGAAAAACTATTTTTCAAAAGAACATTCTTGCAGTTTGTATTATCGTTCGTCCAAATAA